AACACAAATTAACCGGGAGTTTTGAAGTCTCGGGTCGTCTCTGTAGAAATTACAATGAAGTGTGCAATTATTGACTATGAGGGAATAGGGGTTGAGgtagcaattgacaagaaaataaaaagacaagaaagtaaatgagcttgcaaggaattaaatgaaagcaattacagtaataaaaaaaggaaattcaAATGCTAAAAAGACCCCCTTGGCAAATATTGAGAGTTAAGGTTACCTATCATAGCCATTGACCACAAGTATGGTAATTGTAAAgaattaatcccaattagtTAATGCTAacatcgaggataagtcaaaagggcataattgatctcaatccacaagtcctagccaacttactaattaacttagtgaaAGAACAACGTTAGTGGAAACCAAACCAACTAACAATCCTAATCACAATTAGTCTcggacatcaatgactcaaggtcacctaAGTCCTCAATCACAAGTCAAGAGTactaaaatctactaaaaaatctaaccaagcattttatcaaacacttggaaggcataaaaggaaagcatagtaaaataacaagaaatataaaatctacAACTACCCAAATGCAATAAAGTAACAACTAACAATTAAAGAAAGTAATAATGacatgaaaacataaattacattaaatgaaatcaaaactaaacAAGAGTCATGAAACTAAAGgcaacaaaataaaggaaataacaaGTAAAACTAAAGGAACAAAGATACAAGAACAATAAAGTGCAAGGAAAAATAAATCAAGAGAAGAATTAAACCTAAATTTAAGAGAAAGTAACCTAcatctaacctaattctagagagagaagagagcttctctctctagaatatgACCTACAACATGTTTCTCTTCTACCTAATTGCTCTCTCCTTATTTCCTCTTGAATTAGACTTgaaatagcttcagaaatgagttgaaTTGGGCTCTGGAACCCAAAATTCGCCCCCAACGTTTTGCATTAAATAAAGTCATGTGCCAGGACTTGTGCATACACACaggtgtgtgcgtacgcacacttgctTATTTTCTTCTCGTGAATACACACGCATAACTGTGCGTACATACACTTGCTGAAGAGTTCCAAACTCCATTTTTTTCAAGAATCCTCCACTTTTGCATGTTTTCTCCTCTCTTCATCAATCCATACTTTGCCTTAGAAACCTAAAATTActcaacaaatacatcaaggcatcgaatgggattAAAGTTAATGAAATTTAGCAATtataagacctaaaaagcatgtttttacttttaagcacaaattaggagaaaATTATGAAACTATGATATTTCAATGAATAAATACAAGAAAAGACAATGAAATCCACTAAATTAAAGCAAATAAATACCATGAAAAGTGGATTCATTAtatccccacacttaaataatggcatgtcctcatgctatacCAAAGAAGGATACAAGAAAGGGGTACCaatatttattcaatgcaagTAAACTACTTCTATGCAATCTATCTAAATGCATGCAACTACTTAGTCAAAATAAGTCAATTTCCAATAATACATATATGAACATAGGGTTAAAGCAATCACAATCAAATCAAcgattgaattgagttattgaaAAGAATTATAAACTTGCAAGATAAGAGATAAAATAGGTgaaaacatagaattgagcaatcaaaccctcaacgaatgtgtatacactctaatcactcaagtgtttagggtcaattcactcaattctcctctaatcatgctttttaagatttgttttttatctaacaatcaataattattcaatgcatgcatacaaatatcatgaggactttcAAAGGTTATTATGGGActagggtcaaggtaagattgtatttggtcaagtggactagaatttgaatctttgattaatttaaactttccacctaacttatgACAACTTATTTAATTCTAATGCAAAACTAGCTACCCATTATTCACTTTTTCATAAACTCAtgcattcttttcaattcaCAACCTATATGCATTATCCTTATTACTTTCCTTTGGGGTTAAtatttgtcccctttttattgctttctttttctctttctctttttttttattttctttcttttttttttcaacataaaatatatacaaaagtatcaatgcatatggtttaaatatttaatgcatgagtatgtactcaatttccaagatcttcaacaaaaatacaaaaatacactTTTATCTCATCCCATATTCTCAAACTTCTCCACACTTAAATGATGCACACTCTCACTAgcttaagctaatcaaagatccaaataagaaacatttattgttttttactTAGGGGtagtaatgtgctaaaattaagaataaatggGGATCAACATAGGCTCATCAGTGTCACTTCTCAGTAACCTTAGAACCTTCTAGACtctttaatatttaatacataTGAGCCTTTCGTACTAACAGAATCGTGTATGTTagcttatttttatcatatcatTTTCTTTAATAAACCCGCTAACAACAACCAAAAACATGATCAGAGAtatacaatataaaataaatactaaactaaCAGCAAAATCAAATAACGACGAGATTATAGAAAAGCTTTCATACATACGTACATCTCAAATTAGTTCATACAAACTCGACATACTTAgatatatatattcatatagACCTATATACAACTGATAACTCCCAGATACCTGGTTCATGTAGATCCTAGGTTGGTACCCAGgctaacaaaagaaaatattaagtCCTATTCTTAAAAAATGCTACAAAAATGAAGGAAACAGAGTCTAAGGAACAAAGACAATCTACCTTACAGTCCTTTAATTTCACTGCGATGCACAAGTCTACCAACATCATCTCAGGACTAGTCTTGAGCATCTCTCGTAGCATCTTCTATAGGATTTTAAAACACATACTCTTCTGGTACCTCTATGAATAGAACTTTAGTGGCGGCGACTAAGTCAGGATCTTTCATCTATgggagagaaaaaaagaaaggggtGAAAACCTATATAACTTCCAGTAAAGTGATATTGTAAACACACATCTTTTTCGTCAAACTTAAAATCCTGTCTCTACcgtattatttattttcattatgTGGTCACTCATcttgcttttattatttcttctatcagaaaaaaaaattgagcatatttgtataaattattttttaagtataaATAAGTTTATAACATGTGTTCTGAACTTCTAATTgatattgttatttattttagaataatatatttatatgactaattaatttattaaaaaaattataatataattataacataaattttaaatttcaaatttaataatttaagagacaatcaatataataaagatattatCATACATTCATACTAATATAACCAAAAGAAATACCATAattcataattattaattttccTATGACCACTAAATTTTAACTTGACCATCTCTATTATTTTGTCAAGTACATAGTAATAACAATTCGTCTGACCATACTACATTTTCTTGTTACAtcgaaaaataatttaataaaaggttgagtaaaaagaaaaaaaaagtgtgcataatataaaatagtgagaatacaaacaaaaaataaaagagtttaaaaaaattgtgtttaaAGAGTGTTCTAATCAACAAGAGAACTATAATTATGATTCaatttaaagatattttattttttaacacttaattttttatctaattttttgatataataagaaagatttatttattgtcatttGTCTATATCATGATTTaattacaaaaacaaaaaaaatttcacattTTTATTCACTATAATAGTTTAAGAAGTATTTATAACCTCATGttaagttaaaattaaaaaaacctAAACCTATTAATATAAAACtcaatttattaaataaataaataaaattaaaatatattaaattaaatattttaatttttaaaaatataaactcataactactaaataatatttgaattttttatgtcATGAGCATTTTAAACAAATATCAAGGTTACGAGAATCAAATCAGTTAATAAACCGGTAAGATAATTGGTTTACTGGTTCAATAATTTGACCAGAATTTAACTGGAATTCAAttggtttaattaaatattaattaaaaatttaatatataatttcaaatatttaaattcaataatttctaacctaataaattttaaattttaaattttcatatattaaaTTGTCTACAATTTATCAATAAAAGTTCATAAATAATTTTAGACATTaaagtttataactaaaattgATCAAAACGCACGTAAATGACAAACACATAATGTTctactacaaaaaaaaataacattaacaAACAAATTTTCAGGTAAACAAAGGTACTAATCATCAGTAAATCAGCAAGCcaacaacatcatcatcatttcaAAAAATAAGCATTTCATAATAAGAAAACATCAACAAAATCAGTATTATTAACTCAGCAACTCAGAATTAAACCTAACAACTCACAATTAAACCCAACTTAACAACTCATAATTAAACaagtaaaaataaattgaagATCGAGAGCTCcaagcagagagagagagagagagggtgagcCTTCGCAACGTCAATGCTATGAGCTCGACCTTCATGCGAGGAGAAGGGTTTCGGCGATGAGTTTGAGGCTTTGAGCTCGACCTTGAGGCCGAAAGAAGAGGAACGATGAGAAGAACCCGCCACAAGCGACGATAGCAAGAAGAATGATTTGGCTGGAGTGCGATGGATGATGGTGGCTACTTGTTGAAGGGGTAGGTTGCATAGGTTTAggatttattttcaaattttattcaattcagGAAGAGTGAGAGACTTATAAAGAGATAGGATTTTGGTGTATTTGGCCGTTTTTCCccgtttttcttttaaatttaaccCCAAAACGACACTATTTTGAAGGATATTTCCATActaaaaatctttcaaaaatcaGAATTATTCTTGTAGTTTACCGATTAACTGTCAATTCGGTTAATTTTCAGACCGATTTTCTGCTAAGTAATTTTTCTTATCAATAGAATCAATTAAAAGACCGATTTTTTATTAATCCAATTAAACCGATCGGTCGAGTCCAATTTTCAAAACCGTAATAAATATCTCCCATACTACTTAAATTGAATATTGGACAACTAAGAACTAACATCAGAAGCTTCCTCCGCGGTGGCGATTCTGGTTCTGTTCCAACTGGACTGCCTTGAAATGCTCTGCGTCTAGTCCTCCCTCCTTCTATGAGCACACTGCCATTGAGAATCCGTGATGCACTTCCACAACAGCTCCTTCCCATATGAGAGGTTGCTCCGCTCAGTGGTCGTGCTGCTCTGGTCCCCGGTTTCCTTGTAAAAGAAGAAAACCAATTGTTGGCGCATTATTCATAAACCAATTACTAGTTCTTATGGACTGAAAGGGCAGGCCCAGTCCAATCGAAAGCCCGATAACCCACTCCACCTtcagagaagaaagaaaacacCATGACGTCGTCGGGCATAAcgcaaaaccctaaaccctttgCAACGCGCCGTTCTTACGATCCTCTTCATCAATGGCTTCAGCGTGCAGCAGAATTGCGCAAAGAGCATATTcattttcttgcataaaatcAAGCATCAAATCTACTCTTCGCTCTTCATCCTTCTCCAAGTCAGCCACCAACACCGCCACCACTTCTTCTCCTCTTTGCCGATCCATTTTAACCAGGTTCCCCCTCCCCCCTAAGGGAAACTAGATCCAAAAGGGATCGGAATTTTTATTTCTGAAGTGTTGTTCTCGTTGTGGTGGTTGTTGTAGGGTTGCTCCGGAACTAAGATGCGCGCAGTCGTTGCTGCCGCTGCATAGTGCGGTTGCGACGGCGAGGATGACGTCATGCCTGAGTACAACATCTCGGAGCTGCCGAGCTCTATCACAGGGTACTCTCTGCTGCACCTCTCCCGGCCTCTAATACTTACTTTTTCCGCAATAAAAAAATCTTCAACCGTGAGTCGCCAGTTTCCTTGCTTCATAGATTGAAGTTTCTCTAtggattttttcttttttgacgTCTTGTTTTATGCTGTGTTGTCAATTGTGAGTTGTACTGAGTAACAACATGATTAGATATAGGATTAACTTTCATGAAAGATGGCATTATTTTTTCTTCCTGATATATGCTGCTCTAGACATATAAGAAGGAAATTTGAAAACATACTAAGCTCTTGAAGTGGAAAAgacattgatttttttaaaagatgcAATTGTTATATATGGAGTAACGTTTTAGGAATGTGCGTTTATTATTTAAGGGTGAACGGAACGACTACAATGAACCAACAGTGGTTACTTGGAAAGGGTAGATAGATAGCTTAGATGAAATCGAGACTTTGTTCTCTGAGTTGATAGAAAGTTGCAATTGGTTTCGGCTTTCAAAATTTCCTGTTCACCAATTGAACTTTGTTGAACGACTGGATCCTCTTATTGGTTTGTAGCACAATCGTGACGTGTAGTGTGTCTATGCTCGATACTATCTAGAACATTTAAATGTGTTGGAAGTTGGAACAACCTCGCGCATGGTCTAATTTGTCTCTAATTTATAGAGGGGGCATTGTCAGCTGGGTAGGTTGGTTTTGTGTATAAAACAATATGAAGGCCAAAAATTTCAAAGTGAATGTGATGTTATAAACTAACTGTAAAATTTGGTTCCTGCAGGCACATAGTTAATTGGGAGTTTGCGGGACCAGTCACTTTTGACCTACTGCTTCATTACCAAGTATGAAAAGATTAAGTGTTCTTTtaacatttaataataatatcttcAGCAATCTTATAATACAGCTTTATCTGTTTCAAAAAAAATGCTCTGCTTCCATTTCCACAAATGTATGCTAGAATAAGAATGGATTTCGTGTGCAGTAATAccctcttttcttttgttttggaATCAATAAGTGGAATTGAGAAGTTTAGGAATGAAATTATGTTTGGTGGTGAGACTGGAACTAAAATTTCAGTCTCGAGACACACGATTTCAGTACCTCCAGAAAGTTGGGACAAAAGGAACTGAAATTTCTGgggataaaaattaaaactttaacAACATTTTCTTTAATAATTAAGGGTGTTTTAGTAAATATTCTTATTTTCATCTCCATATTTATCTtgaatcaaacaaaatattaaGACATAATTCAGTTCTGTACACTTTACACCAAACGTAATACAGAGACTTAATTTAGTTTCAGTCTCCCAGTCTCTATCTTTCGGTCTTAGCCTCTTTTCCAAACGCAGTCTAAAATCTAAATGTGATGAACAATTGAAACATTAGATATGGGCATTTTTGGCAATCTATTTCAGTTTGATGTGTTACGTAGGCCTATAGAAGTCCTAGTAAGGAGGAAGGAGAGTAGATAAGATGGTGGTTAGTCTAATAGAGGTGGTGGAGGGAGATTTGGAAACCTTGGAAGAAACAAGAATTTAGCATTCTAAATATGAACAGGATTTCATGCATCATCTAATCATTGTTTGTTGCCAATCTCACCTATTGGGTCAACACATAAATAATTGTGGTAGTTGTTGTATCTTGGTTTGATGCCCCATTGGATTAGTTGCAATGTTTCTTCCATCCATTAGTTCAGTATGATGATTTTGGTGTGGTGGTTGCAATATTCCAGAGAACTTTTCATTGTGAGATCAATTTATTACCATACTCACACTGTTCCTTAACCTTAACAAGTAACATATGTAATTTTAataagaaatcttcaaattaataaaataaccatGCTATGAGATTACCCTCACACCTTTCCTTTGTGTTAATTATTTGCTGGTATAAATCTCGTCAGTTGTTTACTGGTGGGATATATTAggaaataaaaggaaaaatgtGAGGAAACTGAAATTTGGAGTGCATTAATGCTAAATAGATAATTAAAGACTTTTATCAACCTGATTTTTGGATGAGAACGGTTGgcttaaaatttatataaatcaGATGATCCTTTTATAGTAAATAAGTATCCTGTTGGTAGTTAACAAAACTGCTACTTTCGCCAGATGGAATTGATGGGACGTGAGAAATGCATGCTGTTCTTAAGGTGGGATATTTTTCTTTGTTGTCTAAAGAGTTTGGAGAATCGTAGATAATAGTCACCTCATAATTTGTGTCTAGTGTCTATACATGTTTGTGAATAAAATTGTACAAACACCATTGGTATGGATTAAATGATCTTTAGATCTTCCAGTTGCCATGTTTCAAGTTGATCTGTTGATGTTCTTTCACTCTTTGGCCCTTGATTATGTAAGCATTCTTTATTTTCTCCGGCATGtttctaactgagactttatcTATTTGTTCTATAGAGCTCGGTCTATCAGTTCCAAGGTAACATGCTAGAAGTGAGACTGAAGAAAGCCTTTTACATTTGTGAGGTTGGATTTTGTAATTCTGCTATGTCAATACCCAAAAGTCGCTAtactcaattttattttttcaggtTGAGAATGATTTTGTTGTTGAATAATGGTTACTCGCCGGATtatataaatttgattaatCAATATGCTTAATTAAAGCGAACTCTGGTTCATCAAGAAATGGAGGTCAAGTATAAAAATTGAGGTAGACTGATGTTTCAGTGGAAATAGGTATTTGTATCAGGTCttcaatttctatttttatatcTTAGTGCATCGAATACTTTCcaagaatttaaatatttgttttcCAGGGaaacatatttttcttttttgattccATCGATTAAAACTGAAGGCTAAGTACAAGTTGATTACACTCGAATAGCCTTTTGCAAACACCATAACTAAACACTTGCGAAATTAACTTACACATCTGACTAATGAATATGCAACAATATTATATCACACTACTGATAATGATAACATTAATGGTCATTATTAACTCTAGTTATTTGTATAGTTATTACTTCGTTGGAGCTAACTCTAGTCCTACAAAATTCTTTTATAAAACTGTTGATATGCTAGCCTAATAAGTAAAACCAGACTCAATAAGTAAAAAGGCCCACAAGGCCCTCCAAGAAAGGTAGCTTTCGCAAACGTGTCCGAAAGGCCCATAGGCCCACCAAGAAAGGTAGCTTCCGCAAACGTGTCTGAAGAGGTCGGATCTTGCAAAGGAGCGAAACTCTCTTGCTATCTTGATCTTTCCTAAAAGATAGGTGTTAATGAACTCTCAAGATAAAAGGAACAGTTATCCATCAAATAAAGATGGAGCTATTCCAATAAAGGTGGTTATCGACtatactataaatacactgacactccTTAGATATAATATACATTTCAATCTACAAAAAACATGCATAAAGCaattgctaacttaagtatcagAGTTACTTGCAGGGACCATCTCCCATCCCCACCTCCTCATGAGGAACTTGGTCAGGCGGCACCTTGACATCAACAAGTCAGACGCTGCCATACAAAGGGATCTGGAATTCACGTTCAGGTCTAAATCAacgttttaggtaaccctcagaacattggTGCCGTTGTCGGGGACCTAGAATTCATCCTTTAACCGTGGCAGATCGCCAATATAAAGACGGCTATACGACGTCTGAATCTGAAGCTGAGCCCCAACTAGAGGGCCATGCCATTATACTACCTTCACCACACCAAACGTATGGTCCTCATGGGGAAGGGCCTTCAAGAAACCCTGACTCTAGGCGAATTCATTCGGAGATCCACCCTCCCGAAGACGAAGTGCCTCCTCAGACAGCAAAGATATTAGGCCTAGTCCATGGTCAACAAGAACGACTAGAATAGCTGGAGCATGAGGCTGAATGACAATAGGAAGTAGAACGGGAGTTGCGAAGAGAAGTATGACGACGATGGGAGCTAGAAGAAAAACTCTTAAAGTTAGAGGTCGATCTTCGAAACCGGGGCAATCGAACAGACCGGGAAGAAAGCCCTCTAGATGGAGAAGACTCATTCATAAAAGAGATCATGCGGGCTGAAGTTCCTAGAAATTTTAAAACCCCCGACATGGATCTCTATGATGGAACGACCGATCCAAGACATCACTTCAGCAATTTCAAAAATCAGATGTACCTAGCCGACGCTTCTGACGCCACtcgttgcaaagccttcccgaccACTCAGACTAAAGCGAAAATGAAATGGTTTGATAACTTAGCCCTTAGGTTGGTAACTAGCTTTGACGACCTGATAAGGAAGTTTCTGACCaaattctccatccaaaaggatAAAACAAAACATGCCCTGAGCTTGTTAAGAGTCAAACAAGAGGTCGGAGAAACCCTTCGAGATTACATGGAAAGGTTTAATAAGGAATGCTTGGAGATTCAAAATCTGCCTATTGAAGCTGTGATCATGGGATTAGTTAATGACCTTAAAGAGGGGCCATTCTTTCAATCCATATCTCATTAAATGAAGTCCAAGAAAGGGCAGAGAAATACATGAACATGGAGGAGAATTTCTGATTAAGGGAACCTTTTTCACAACCAAACCTGCCCTATCAACCTCGGGAAAAGGAAAAAAACCTAAAAAGAGGGAAGAGCAAAACCCAGAAAAGCTCCGAAGATACCACAAATACACCCCCTCCAGGTCTCTCTAGAAGATGTTTACAAAGATATAATGACACACAGAGAAGCTTCCACCTCCTTGCCCGATCAAACATAAGAGGTCTGAAAACTGGACTAAATATTGCGAGTCACGCTCTAtggacattccaccaacgaatgttATGATTtgaagaatgtcatagaaaatTTGTCCAGAGAAGGCTGGCTAGACAAATATTTGGCTGAAAAATCAAATGACCTGAGGAATAGGAGAAGAGAGGAGGAAGGAGGATGACAAGAGCGTCCACCTCAAA
Above is a genomic segment from Arachis stenosperma cultivar V10309 chromosome 1, arast.V10309.gnm1.PFL2, whole genome shotgun sequence containing:
- the LOC130936404 gene encoding protein NONRESPONDING TO OXYLIPINS 2, mitochondrial-like isoform X1, which codes for MASACSRIAQRAYSFSCIKSSIKSTLRSSSFSKSATNTATTSSPLCRSILTRVAPELRCAQSLLPLHSAVATARMTSCLSTTSRSCRALSQELGLSVPR
- the LOC130936404 gene encoding protein NONRESPONDING TO OXYLIPINS 2, mitochondrial-like isoform X2, translating into MASACSRIAQRAYSFSCIKSSIKSTLRSSSFSKSATNTATTSSPLCRSILTRVAPELRCAQSLLPLHSAVATARMTSCLSTTSRSCRALSQGT